In one window of Thiobacillus sp. DNA:
- a CDS encoding redoxin domain-containing protein — MSRTSRTMGRLLALIALPALLLALPFLADGRAETTQQQTPVPAPEFTARATADWINANPLSISDLKGKVVLLDVWTFGCWNCYRSFPWLRELEARLAPKGLRVVGIHSPEFDHERDAAAVRAKAREFGLTHPIMLDNDFRYWKALNNRYWPAYYLLDKQGRIRARFFGETHSGTPQARQIEVAVEKLLAE; from the coding sequence ATGAGCCGCACTTCGAGAACCATGGGCCGCCTACTGGCCCTGATCGCCCTCCCCGCCCTGTTACTGGCCCTACCCTTCCTGGCCGACGGCCGCGCTGAAACAACCCAACAGCAAACGCCCGTCCCCGCGCCGGAATTCACCGCCCGCGCCACCGCCGACTGGATCAACGCCAACCCCCTCAGCATCTCCGACCTGAAGGGCAAGGTGGTGCTTCTGGATGTGTGGACATTCGGCTGCTGGAACTGCTACCGCTCCTTCCCCTGGCTGCGGGAGTTGGAAGCCCGCCTGGCGCCCAAGGGCCTGCGGGTGGTGGGCATCCACAGCCCCGAGTTCGACCACGAGCGGGACGCCGCCGCGGTGCGGGCCAAGGCCCGGGAGTTCGGCCTCACCCACCCCATCATGCTGGACAACGACTTCCGCTACTGGAAGGCCCTGAACAACCGCTACTGGCCCGCCTACTACCTTTTAGACAAGCAGGGCCGCATCCGCGCCCGGTTCTTCGGCGAGACCCACAGCGGCACGCCCCAGGCCAGGCAGATCGAGGTGGCAGTGGAGAAGTTACTGGCCGAGTGA
- a CDS encoding methyltransferase domain-containing protein, whose protein sequence is MTPNTLDWRSLIGKDLDPAFAREVEGVLAPAPTGSADSALTFADRPPAPVVRGIPRFVDSDHYVSSFSFQWTTYTDTQLDSRQGVALTEQDLVLKTGLSPDEVRGRLVLDAGVGIGRHAELLAGWGAHVVGVDLSDAVETARDNLARFPNALVMQADIGALPFRPASFDVIYSIGVLHHTPDTRAYTERLLPLLKPGGVLAIWVYPPLFQRRGEWVPLVSRLPPLAFKAWSEWVIDMARAHRNDLWMESFIRQFPFATHHPTAQRSVLALFDGYTPTYHWTHAPEEVEDWFRAWGLEDIRRLEEATAVRGRKPTV, encoded by the coding sequence ATGACACCCAATACCCTGGACTGGCGCAGCCTCATCGGCAAGGACCTGGACCCGGCCTTCGCCCGGGAGGTGGAAGGCGTGCTGGCCCCCGCCCCCACGGGCAGCGCGGACAGCGCCCTCACCTTCGCCGATCGCCCCCCCGCCCCCGTGGTGCGGGGCATTCCCCGCTTCGTGGACTCGGACCACTACGTCTCGTCCTTCTCCTTCCAGTGGACCACCTACACCGACACCCAACTGGACAGCCGCCAGGGCGTGGCCCTCACCGAGCAGGACCTGGTACTGAAGACCGGCCTGTCGCCGGACGAGGTGAGAGGCAGGCTGGTGCTGGACGCCGGCGTGGGCATCGGCCGCCATGCCGAGCTGCTGGCCGGCTGGGGCGCCCATGTGGTGGGCGTGGACCTCTCCGATGCCGTGGAAACCGCCCGGGACAACCTGGCTCGCTTCCCCAACGCCCTGGTCATGCAGGCCGACATCGGCGCCCTGCCTTTCAGGCCCGCCAGCTTCGACGTCATCTATTCCATCGGCGTGCTGCACCACACCCCGGACACCCGGGCCTACACGGAAAGGTTGCTGCCCCTGCTGAAGCCCGGTGGCGTGCTGGCCATCTGGGTCTACCCGCCCCTGTTCCAGCGGCGGGGCGAATGGGTGCCCCTGGTCTCCCGCCTGCCGCCCCTGGCCTTCAAGGCCTGGAGCGAATGGGTCATCGACATGGCCCGGGCCCACCGCAACGACCTGTGGATGGAGTCCTTCATCCGCCAGTTCCCCTTCGCCACCCACCACCCCACCGCCCAGCGCAGCGTCCTGGCCCTGTTCGACGGCTACACCCCCACCTACCACTGGACCCACGCGCCGGAGGAAGTGGAGGACTGGTTCCGGGCCTGGGGCCTGGAGGACATCCGCCGCCTGGAGGAAGCCACCGCAGTGCGGGGCCGCAAGCCCACAGTCTAG
- a CDS encoding FkbM family methyltransferase: MDLSQYEKLDPQVVLKAADGGRVIFKTPNRLSLARVQTLYSKEPHTIAWLNGLAEESVLLDVGANIGLYSLYAATARRCRVYAFEPESQNYGLLNRNIQANGLDDRITAFPCALSDRVGLDRLYLSGFETGASCHSFGAQVDFNLRERDSSFAQGCASWTLDAAVAAGALPVPRYIKIDVDGFEHKVISGARATLAGAGVAELLIEVNPQLAEHHAMVEDLTVLGFRHDPAQARAASRPEGPFAGVGEWLFRREAAA; this comes from the coding sequence GTGGACCTGAGCCAGTACGAGAAGCTGGACCCCCAGGTGGTGCTGAAGGCCGCCGATGGCGGCCGCGTCATCTTCAAGACGCCCAACCGCCTCAGCCTGGCCCGGGTGCAGACCCTCTACAGCAAGGAGCCCCATACCATCGCCTGGCTGAACGGCCTGGCGGAAGAGTCGGTGCTGCTGGACGTGGGCGCCAACATCGGCCTCTACAGCCTCTACGCCGCCACGGCCCGGCGCTGCCGGGTCTACGCCTTCGAGCCGGAATCCCAGAACTACGGCCTGCTCAACCGCAACATCCAGGCCAACGGCCTGGATGACCGCATCACCGCCTTTCCCTGTGCCCTGTCGGACCGTGTGGGCCTGGACCGCCTCTACCTGTCCGGGTTCGAGACCGGCGCCTCCTGCCACAGTTTTGGCGCGCAAGTGGACTTCAACCTGCGGGAGCGGGACTCCTCCTTTGCCCAGGGCTGTGCCAGCTGGACCCTGGACGCCGCCGTCGCGGCCGGCGCCCTGCCCGTGCCCCGCTACATCAAGATCGACGTGGACGGCTTCGAGCACAAGGTCATCTCCGGCGCCCGCGCCACCCTGGCCGGTGCCGGCGTGGCGGAACTGCTCATCGAGGTGAACCCCCAGCTGGCGGAACACCATGCCATGGTGGAGGACCTGACCGTCCTGGGTTTCCGCCACGACCCCGCCCAGGCCCGGGCCGCCAGCCGCCCGGAGGGCCCCTTCGCCGGGGTGGGGGAATGGCTGTTCAGGCGGGAGGCCGCGGCTTGA
- a CDS encoding class I SAM-dependent methyltransferase — MSIKPNFALYNKEFTKPPFDNPLVKNLFVMHVQALGQMLNLNQPGSGAAVHDDMMVWYRNLGFLEDIDFIRAMGPHAEDPILLARVWRIYTLCWAARSCLGVEGDFIDLGCYDGKTVEVMERFCDFRKVQGKTWWLYDIFDNPPQEAKKSGHGPQLYDQVRNHFEPLGNFRVIQGAVPGSFEQGLPEKIAFAQVDLNAAEPELAVLPFIVERLSPGGMIVFDDFGFKRYRLSHIGEREFFRARGELVWESPTGQGLYIKR, encoded by the coding sequence ATGAGCATCAAGCCCAACTTCGCCCTCTACAACAAGGAATTCACCAAGCCCCCCTTCGACAACCCCCTGGTGAAGAACCTCTTCGTCATGCACGTCCAGGCCCTGGGCCAGATGCTCAACCTGAACCAGCCCGGCAGCGGCGCCGCCGTCCACGACGACATGATGGTGTGGTACCGCAACCTGGGCTTCCTGGAGGACATCGACTTCATCCGCGCCATGGGCCCCCATGCCGAGGACCCCATCCTCCTGGCCCGGGTGTGGCGCATCTACACCCTGTGCTGGGCGGCCAGGAGCTGCCTGGGCGTGGAGGGGGACTTCATCGACCTGGGCTGCTACGACGGCAAGACCGTGGAGGTGATGGAGCGCTTCTGCGACTTCCGCAAGGTGCAGGGCAAGACCTGGTGGCTCTACGACATCTTCGACAACCCGCCCCAGGAGGCGAAGAAGTCCGGCCATGGCCCCCAGCTCTACGACCAGGTGCGCAACCACTTTGAGCCCCTGGGCAACTTCCGCGTCATCCAGGGTGCCGTGCCCGGAAGCTTCGAGCAGGGCCTGCCGGAAAAGATCGCCTTCGCCCAGGTCGACCTGAATGCCGCCGAGCCGGAACTGGCCGTGCTGCCCTTCATCGTGGAGCGCCTCAGCCCCGGCGGCATGATCGTGTTCGACGACTTCGGCTTCAAGCGCTACCGCCTCAGCCACATCGGCGAGCGGGAGTTCTTCCGCGCCCGGGGCGAGCTGGTGTGGGAGAGTCCCACCGGCCAGGGCCTGTACATCAAGCGCTGA
- the asnB gene encoding asparagine synthase (glutamine-hydrolyzing): MCGIAGLIDKHGKHSPDALRAIMARMTDAIAHRGPDDAGTWISADGRVALGHRRLSVIDVSSAGHQPMPDTTGSRALVFNGEIYNYRELRRGLERSGQSFHTLSDTEVLLSMLGLQGVRALDMLDGMFAFGHYDTASHTLLLARDAFGEKPLYYWDGPDCFLFASELSAILASGLFDGGIEGAELAAYLHFRYVPQPFSIFRDIRKLEPGCLLTWQDGRIDRKRWFSFQLPENLPIADPRQVAEALEHELTAAVKSRLVSDVPLGAFLSSGVDSSLVCALATKKLGVPLNTYTIAFDGGESEHEDAARIAEVLGTTHHCHHVSHQDLLDVAARMGSILDEPNGDRSCVPTYLLSRFARQDITVALSGDGGDELFAGYGRYFGAQAALGDGLTPAQLAPLYFDRFLPVMPLEQLVQLFGGLPERFQEIYAGILLAMAPARGAINTLRVLDANSYLPGAVLAKVDRMSMAHGLEVRAPLLSTAIARLAGRIPLARHLADGKGKFLLRHILKKHLPAEWVDRRKTGFGMPPAFLKAHADFFGNELARAVHDGAALARVLDVRRLRTLLPQANNNIVWAVIVLNQWLEKVYARAGATRDESGAVEIRPLRGVHFGQEEAGAGHGRDILDILAKPLPRRQASPPPGLDELVAAFDAAGVGPAPLNVFTYHTRVAEAYQPIETFDVKGLDHRRFDYDYILAYFSHAAAGVFPGSNVILVTDLDSPVPAGHRFTHVVRLAVNKEEPMYQRVRAMAAYVNSAAFNASTLFLDSDAFVGQDFREVLDGDFDIAVTFRPDPAMVLNEGVQAASHRRPGQVRAFYNGYLATYAQLALDPDVQARYPHGIKKWRGGQLSLNSVAWDGSYPENGEVRTLDGTRILYLPCSAYNHKPGPSDGLLDLLPRQVVHFKGNAKEFDFLRRYTLERNLPGWPLADLLIETGQAEGVPGDEALVQAYNRLIGRRHYGAAKNLFLSVLERQPDSGLAHSLLALLHFRIEGDWNSARARGHQALATGRVPEGLQAEINRMMKTTEATQ; this comes from the coding sequence ATGTGCGGCATCGCGGGCCTCATCGACAAACACGGAAAGCACTCGCCGGATGCCCTGCGCGCCATCATGGCCCGCATGACCGACGCCATCGCCCACCGGGGTCCGGACGACGCCGGCACCTGGATTTCCGCTGACGGCCGGGTCGCCCTGGGCCATCGCCGCCTGTCCGTCATTGATGTCAGCAGCGCCGGCCACCAGCCCATGCCGGACACAACCGGCAGTCGCGCCCTGGTGTTCAATGGCGAAATATATAACTACCGCGAGTTGCGTCGGGGTCTGGAGCGTTCCGGACAGTCCTTCCACACCCTGAGCGACACCGAGGTCCTGCTGTCCATGCTGGGCCTCCAGGGGGTGCGGGCCCTGGACATGCTGGACGGCATGTTCGCCTTCGGCCACTACGACACCGCCAGCCACACCCTGCTCCTGGCCCGGGACGCCTTCGGCGAGAAGCCGCTGTACTACTGGGACGGACCCGACTGCTTCCTGTTCGCTTCGGAACTCTCCGCCATCCTGGCCTCCGGCCTGTTCGACGGCGGCATCGAGGGCGCGGAGCTGGCAGCCTACCTGCATTTTCGCTACGTGCCCCAGCCCTTCTCCATCTTCAGGGACATCCGCAAGCTGGAGCCCGGCTGCCTGCTGACCTGGCAGGACGGCCGCATCGACAGGAAGCGGTGGTTCAGCTTCCAGCTGCCGGAGAACCTGCCCATCGCCGACCCCCGCCAGGTCGCCGAGGCCCTGGAACACGAACTCACCGCCGCAGTGAAGTCCCGCCTGGTGAGTGACGTGCCCCTGGGGGCCTTCCTCTCCAGCGGCGTGGACTCCTCCCTGGTCTGCGCCCTGGCCACGAAGAAGCTGGGCGTGCCCCTGAACACCTACACCATCGCCTTCGACGGCGGCGAGTCGGAACACGAGGACGCCGCCCGCATCGCCGAGGTCCTGGGCACCACCCACCACTGCCACCACGTCAGCCACCAGGACCTGCTGGACGTGGCCGCGCGCATGGGCAGCATCCTGGACGAGCCCAACGGCGACCGCTCCTGCGTCCCCACTTACCTCCTGTCCCGCTTCGCCCGCCAGGACATCACCGTGGCCCTGTCCGGGGACGGCGGCGACGAATTGTTCGCCGGGTACGGCCGCTATTTCGGCGCCCAGGCCGCCCTGGGCGACGGCCTCACACCGGCCCAGCTGGCGCCCCTGTACTTCGACCGCTTCCTGCCCGTCATGCCCCTGGAGCAGCTGGTGCAGCTGTTCGGCGGCCTGCCGGAGCGCTTCCAGGAGATCTACGCCGGCATCCTCCTGGCCATGGCCCCCGCCCGGGGCGCCATCAATACCCTGAGGGTGCTGGACGCCAACAGCTACCTGCCCGGCGCCGTGCTGGCCAAGGTGGACCGCATGAGCATGGCCCATGGCCTGGAGGTGCGGGCCCCCCTCCTGTCCACGGCCATCGCCCGGCTGGCGGGGCGTATCCCCCTGGCCCGGCACCTGGCCGACGGCAAGGGCAAGTTCCTGCTGCGCCACATCCTCAAGAAACACCTGCCGGCGGAATGGGTGGATCGCCGCAAGACCGGTTTCGGCATGCCCCCCGCCTTCCTCAAGGCCCATGCCGACTTCTTCGGCAATGAACTGGCCCGGGCCGTGCACGACGGTGCCGCACTGGCCCGGGTGCTTGACGTGCGGCGGCTGCGGACTTTGCTGCCCCAGGCCAACAACAACATCGTCTGGGCGGTCATCGTCCTCAACCAGTGGCTGGAGAAGGTGTACGCCCGGGCCGGCGCCACCCGGGACGAATCCGGCGCCGTGGAGATCCGGCCCCTGCGCGGCGTCCACTTCGGCCAGGAGGAGGCGGGCGCCGGCCACGGCCGGGACATCCTGGATATCCTGGCCAAGCCCCTGCCCCGCCGTCAGGCGTCCCCGCCGCCCGGCCTCGACGAACTGGTTGCCGCCTTCGATGCCGCCGGCGTGGGCCCGGCCCCGCTGAACGTCTTCACCTACCACACCCGGGTGGCCGAGGCCTACCAGCCCATCGAGACCTTCGACGTGAAGGGCCTGGACCACCGCAGGTTCGATTACGACTACATCCTGGCCTATTTCTCCCATGCCGCCGCCGGCGTGTTCCCCGGCAGCAACGTCATCCTGGTCACCGACCTGGACTCCCCCGTCCCGGCGGGCCACCGCTTCACCCACGTGGTGCGCCTGGCGGTGAACAAGGAGGAGCCCATGTACCAGCGGGTGCGGGCCATGGCCGCCTACGTGAATTCCGCCGCCTTCAATGCCAGCACCCTGTTCCTGGATTCCGACGCCTTCGTGGGCCAGGACTTCCGCGAAGTCCTGGATGGCGACTTCGACATTGCCGTCACCTTCCGCCCTGACCCGGCCATGGTGCTGAACGAGGGCGTCCAGGCCGCCTCCCATCGCCGCCCCGGGCAAGTGCGGGCCTTCTACAACGGCTACCTGGCCACCTACGCGCAACTGGCCCTGGACCCGGACGTCCAGGCCCGCTACCCCCATGGCATCAAGAAGTGGCGCGGCGGCCAGCTCTCCCTCAACAGCGTGGCCTGGGACGGGTCCTACCCGGAGAACGGTGAGGTGCGCACCCTGGACGGCACCCGCATCCTGTACCTGCCCTGCAGCGCCTACAACCACAAGCCCGGCCCCTCCGACGGCCTGCTGGACCTGCTGCCCAGGCAGGTGGTGCACTTCAAGGGCAACGCCAAGGAATTCGACTTCCTGCGCCGCTACACCCTGGAGCGCAACCTGCCCGGCTGGCCCCTGGCGGACCTCCTCATCGAGACCGGCCAGGCCGAAGGCGTACCCGGCGACGAAGCCCTGGTGCAGGCCTACAACCGACTGATCGGCCGCCGTCACTACGGGGCCGCCAAGAACCTCTTCCTCAGCGTGCTGGAGCGGCAGCCTGACAGCGGCCTGGCCCACAGCCTGTTGGCCCTGCTCCACTTCCGCATCGAGGGAGACTGGAACAGCGCCCGCGCGAGGGGGCACCAGGCCCTGGCCACGGGCAGGGTGCCGGAGGGCCTGCAAGCCGAGATCAACCGCATGATGAAGACCACGGAAGCCACCCAATGA
- a CDS encoding tetratricopeptide repeat protein, with the protein MTFPQDDQDIQQALRLGHGYLQSGRVQLADMIFQQVLAKYPAHVDALHLAALSSFAQGHHAVAADLLERAVKLAPERPELHNDLGECRRAAGDLDKAMAAYRASLELRPDYAEARNNLGVALRQAGRAEEAVEAFEAALASRPDYPEAAFNLGVTLEDLGRHEASMPHLQSVLERTPDNPVALERLAHACMALALEDEAMDHFGALTLLLPESFEAWYALGGLQQRRKLLPEALVSLERAVALKPDHPWARFHLGMVLDDLERPEAALEQMQASDRLSPDNPATLTRIAILLRSLRRLDEAEDAVHRALAVKPDSVHALNALGLVELSRRHWGQASAAFMAASEVRPDMALPLVNMASLYGQKGDFARRRHYFGLALERAPGDDQIRFSYALTQLLMAEWAEAWRNYAHRPNITRTSDYDLLEAPLPTDLQGKRILVQMDQGLGDELLFLRFAQVLKARGAWVAYRPNPKLASFVGKLPFIDMAVSHRETPEHLDYRLAVCDLALAVDMREVTDIPPPVMLTPSPGSLGQARRLLAPLGDGPFIGVTWRGGTSKEEFSKWNVLYKEIDLDLLAERLRDMPGQVLVLQRKPKAGEIERFAAHLGRPVHDLTGVNEQLEVMLALLSLIDEYVAVSNTNVHLRAGAGRISRVLIPHPPDWRWMTSGRSPWYPDIPTYREAPGGEGWSEALEVLHSDLLKTIKGDPS; encoded by the coding sequence ATGACCTTCCCCCAAGACGACCAGGACATCCAGCAGGCCTTGCGCCTGGGCCACGGCTATCTCCAGTCCGGCCGTGTGCAGCTGGCCGACATGATCTTCCAGCAGGTGCTGGCGAAATACCCCGCCCACGTCGATGCCCTGCACCTGGCGGCCCTTTCAAGCTTCGCCCAGGGCCACCATGCCGTGGCCGCCGATCTGCTGGAACGGGCAGTGAAGCTGGCGCCGGAGCGTCCAGAACTGCATAACGACCTGGGGGAATGCCGGCGTGCCGCCGGCGACCTGGACAAGGCCATGGCAGCCTACCGCGCATCCCTGGAGTTAAGACCGGACTATGCCGAGGCCCGCAACAACCTGGGCGTGGCCCTGCGCCAGGCGGGGCGTGCGGAGGAGGCGGTGGAGGCCTTCGAGGCCGCCCTGGCCAGCCGGCCGGATTACCCGGAGGCGGCCTTCAACCTGGGCGTCACCCTGGAGGACCTGGGTCGCCACGAGGCGTCCATGCCCCACCTGCAAAGCGTCCTGGAGCGGACCCCGGACAATCCGGTGGCGCTGGAGCGGCTGGCCCATGCCTGCATGGCCCTGGCGCTGGAAGACGAGGCCATGGACCACTTCGGCGCCCTGACCCTGCTTCTTCCGGAGAGCTTCGAGGCCTGGTACGCCCTGGGGGGGCTGCAGCAGCGCCGCAAGCTGCTGCCGGAGGCCCTGGTTTCCCTGGAGCGGGCGGTGGCCCTCAAGCCCGACCATCCCTGGGCCCGCTTCCACCTGGGCATGGTGCTGGACGACCTGGAACGGCCGGAGGCGGCACTGGAGCAGATGCAGGCCTCGGATCGGCTGTCGCCGGACAATCCCGCCACCCTTACGCGGATCGCCATCCTGCTGCGCAGCCTGCGCCGCCTGGACGAGGCGGAGGACGCCGTGCACCGCGCCCTGGCGGTCAAGCCGGACAGCGTGCACGCCCTCAATGCCCTGGGCCTGGTGGAGCTGTCCCGTCGCCACTGGGGCCAGGCCTCGGCCGCCTTCATGGCGGCGTCCGAGGTGCGGCCGGACATGGCCCTGCCCCTGGTGAACATGGCCAGCCTGTATGGGCAGAAGGGCGACTTCGCCCGACGCCGCCACTACTTCGGCTTGGCCCTGGAGCGGGCCCCGGGAGACGACCAGATCCGCTTTTCCTATGCCCTGACCCAATTGCTGATGGCCGAGTGGGCCGAGGCCTGGCGCAACTATGCCCATCGCCCCAACATCACCCGTACTTCGGACTACGACCTGCTGGAGGCCCCCCTGCCGACGGACCTCCAAGGCAAGCGCATCCTCGTGCAGATGGATCAGGGCCTGGGGGACGAGCTGCTGTTTCTTCGCTTCGCCCAGGTTCTCAAGGCGCGGGGCGCCTGGGTGGCCTACCGGCCCAACCCCAAGCTGGCCAGCTTCGTGGGCAAGCTGCCCTTCATCGACATGGCGGTGAGCCACCGGGAGACCCCCGAGCACCTGGATTACCGCCTGGCGGTGTGCGACCTGGCCCTTGCCGTGGACATGCGCGAGGTGACGGACATTCCCCCGCCGGTTATGCTGACGCCGTCCCCCGGCTCCCTGGGCCAGGCCCGGCGCCTGCTGGCACCCCTGGGCGATGGCCCGTTCATTGGCGTGACGTGGCGCGGCGGCACCTCCAAGGAAGAGTTTTCCAAGTGGAACGTGCTCTACAAGGAAATCGACCTGGATTTGCTGGCCGAACGGCTGCGGGACATGCCCGGCCAGGTGCTGGTCCTTCAGCGCAAGCCCAAGGCCGGCGAGATAGAGCGATTTGCAGCGCATCTGGGGCGGCCGGTCCATGACCTGACCGGCGTCAACGAGCAGTTGGAGGTGATGCTGGCGCTGTTGAGCCTGATCGACGAGTATGTGGCCGTCAGCAATACCAACGTCCACCTCCGGGCCGGTGCGGGGCGCATCAGCCGGGTGCTGATTCCCCACCCGCCGGACTGGCGCTGGATGACTTCGGGCCGCAGCCCCTGGTACCCCGACATTCCCACCTACCGGGAAGCCCCGGGGGGCGAGGGGTGGAGCGAGGCCCTGGAAGTGCTGCACTCAGATTTGCTGAAGACGATAAAAGGAGACCCGTCTTGA
- a CDS encoding tetratricopeptide repeat protein, translating into MSTPKVVNVQEALEIAVRLHEDGRLDEAEAVYQKALMGEPNNADALHGLGVLMVQWGQPDQAVPLLSKALASRPDFPLACSHLGCAYQALGRNDEALEAYGKAVQIDPAFVEGWNNLAIALAGSGRLAEAEEKLRHAIRLWPEYAKAYDNLGVLLQQQGRLSEALQAYEQSIKLDGGNPESVENFKNALMLAGDAESYVARFEKELAESVDQYERTLSEHPQVAEAHNNLGNALKEQHRYEDAIAHYKLAAALRPDYTAPLNNWGVALQEMERPADAIPYYEAALATKPDDAQVHSNLAASLMELGRIEEALDHLEASVYLNADYQEARYNLALALLNLGRLQEGWRHYLYRGSVKQRQNAQSFLEHPLPADLTGKRILLTRNQGVGDELFFLRFAVQLKARGAWVAYRAADKIAPIARRLPFLDQVVGRHETPDGLDYLFSIGDLPLALGVRDLTQVPSSVRLTPPEESVKLVEARLSALPANAGPLIGVTWRAGADKNDPETRKSRLPFKEYPLESLAGVLRDLPGTVLILQRHPKPGEVDAFAAELGRPVHDFSDLNEDLDQMLALMARLDEYVGVSNTNTHLRAAIGGASRVLVPANILDWRWMSEGERSPWFPDCRIYRQTPEGSWLGATLLIKGDLKDLYEKGGESPSRPTYGRAHPSPCYEALLEQYGQMHAAGPEVFAGKSVFFAASMIRDLVQRHGARTLLDYGSGKGEQYRATNIALPNVPGVWPSLSQYWGVDKVDCYEPGAAVVTGGPEGQYDGVICVDVLEHCAVEDLPWIVDELFSHARRFVFANVASYPAAKTLPNGDNAHVTQRREAWWKALFTAAAARYPGVHWACGVDRIVISKGEKEIRESLLSSS; encoded by the coding sequence ATGAGCACGCCCAAGGTCGTCAACGTCCAGGAGGCCCTGGAGATCGCAGTCCGGCTGCACGAGGACGGCCGCCTCGACGAGGCCGAGGCGGTGTACCAGAAGGCCTTGATGGGGGAACCCAACAACGCCGACGCCCTGCATGGCCTGGGGGTGCTCATGGTGCAGTGGGGCCAGCCGGACCAGGCCGTGCCGCTATTGAGCAAGGCCCTGGCCAGCCGACCGGATTTCCCTCTGGCCTGCAGCCACCTGGGTTGTGCCTACCAGGCCCTGGGGCGTAACGACGAAGCCCTGGAAGCCTACGGGAAGGCCGTGCAGATCGATCCGGCCTTCGTGGAGGGGTGGAACAACCTGGCCATTGCCCTGGCGGGGTCCGGGCGCCTGGCCGAGGCGGAGGAAAAGCTGCGCCACGCCATTAGGCTGTGGCCGGAATACGCCAAGGCCTATGACAACCTGGGCGTGCTGCTGCAGCAACAGGGCCGGCTTTCGGAGGCCTTGCAGGCTTATGAGCAGTCCATCAAGCTGGACGGCGGCAACCCGGAGTCCGTGGAGAACTTCAAGAACGCCCTCATGCTGGCGGGGGATGCGGAAAGCTATGTGGCCCGCTTCGAGAAGGAACTGGCGGAGTCGGTCGACCAATATGAAAGGACCCTCAGCGAGCATCCCCAGGTGGCGGAAGCCCACAACAACCTGGGCAATGCCCTGAAGGAGCAGCATCGTTACGAGGACGCCATCGCCCACTACAAGCTGGCCGCTGCCTTGCGGCCGGACTACACCGCGCCCCTGAACAACTGGGGGGTGGCCCTGCAGGAGATGGAAAGGCCGGCCGACGCCATTCCCTATTACGAGGCTGCCCTGGCCACCAAGCCGGACGATGCCCAGGTGCACAGCAACCTGGCCGCGTCCCTGATGGAACTTGGCCGCATCGAGGAGGCCCTGGATCACCTGGAAGCCTCGGTTTACCTCAATGCCGATTACCAGGAGGCCCGCTATAACCTGGCCCTGGCCCTGCTCAATCTGGGTCGCCTCCAGGAAGGCTGGCGCCATTACCTCTACAGGGGCTCCGTCAAGCAGCGCCAGAATGCACAGTCCTTCCTGGAACATCCCCTGCCCGCCGACCTGACCGGGAAGCGCATCCTGCTGACCCGCAACCAGGGTGTAGGTGACGAACTCTTTTTCCTGCGTTTTGCCGTCCAGTTGAAGGCGCGGGGTGCCTGGGTGGCCTATCGGGCCGCCGACAAGATCGCACCCATCGCCAGGCGCCTGCCCTTCCTGGACCAGGTTGTGGGACGCCACGAGACGCCGGACGGCCTGGATTATCTGTTTTCCATCGGCGACCTACCCCTGGCCCTGGGCGTCAGGGACCTGACCCAGGTGCCGTCTTCCGTCCGTCTGACCCCTCCGGAAGAATCGGTAAAGCTGGTGGAGGCCAGGCTTTCTGCCTTGCCGGCCAATGCCGGCCCCCTGATCGGGGTGACCTGGCGTGCGGGAGCGGACAAGAACGACCCGGAAACCCGCAAGTCGCGGCTGCCCTTCAAGGAGTACCCGCTGGAATCCCTTGCCGGGGTGCTGCGCGATTTACCGGGCACGGTTTTGATCCTCCAGCGCCATCCCAAGCCGGGGGAGGTCGATGCCTTTGCAGCGGAGCTGGGGCGGCCGGTGCATGACTTCAGCGACCTCAACGAGGATTTGGACCAGATGCTGGCGCTGATGGCCCGGCTGGACGAATACGTTGGCGTGAGCAACACCAATACCCATCTGCGCGCGGCAATAGGAGGCGCTTCCCGGGTGCTGGTTCCGGCCAACATCCTGGATTGGCGCTGGATGAGTGAAGGTGAGCGTTCGCCCTGGTTCCCTGACTGCCGCATTTACAGGCAGACGCCGGAAGGCAGCTGGCTGGGGGCGACCCTGCTCATCAAGGGTGACCTCAAGGACCTGTATGAGAAGGGGGGCGAGTCACCGTCGCGCCCGACCTATGGCAGGGCCCATCCCAGCCCCTGCTATGAGGCATTGCTGGAGCAGTATGGCCAGATGCATGCCGCCGGCCCGGAAGTTTTTGCCGGCAAGTCGGTATTTTTTGCCGCATCCATGATCCGTGATCTGGTGCAACGCCACGGTGCAAGGACATTGCTGGACTACGGTAGCGGCAAGGGTGAGCAGTACCGGGCCACCAATATCGCCCTGCCCAACGTGCCAGGGGTTTGGCCCAGCCTCAGCCAATACTGGGGCGTGGACAAGGTGGATTGCTACGAACCCGGCGCTGCTGTGGTCACCGGCGGCCCTGAAGGCCAGTATGACGGCGTGATTTGCGTGGATGTCCTGGAACATTGTGCCGTGGAGGACTTGCCCTGGATCGTGGACGAGCTTTTCTCCCACGCACGCCGTTTCGTTTTCGCCAACGTGGCCAGCTATCCGGCCGCCAAGACCTTGCCGAATGGGGACAACGCTCATGTCACGCAGCGACGGGAAGCGTGGTGGAAAGCCCTGTTTACCGCAGCGGCCGCACGTTACCCGGGCGTGCACTGGGCATGCGGCGTGGACCGCATCGTGATCAGCAAGGGTGAGAAGGAGATTCGGGAGAGCCTGCTTTCCAGCAGTTGA